Proteins encoded together in one Deltaproteobacteria bacterium window:
- the mgtE gene encoding magnesium transporter produces the protein MLTPRLQVTLETMKKLLRRQAVVNLSKVIEKLHPADVAHIFPYFSEAEQRAIFNLIKDPAEAAEVLSEIEWVAGARLLQSMDTDRVIHILQEMPSDDVAEIIGNLPEELAEKILQEMKKEDLEDVEGLLSYPDETAGRIMNPNYFALHEDITVREAIKAVQKAADAEMVFYIYAVDDRNHLVGVVSLRQLLLVPPQKRLRDIMITEVFSTQTHEDQEEVARVVEKYNILAVPVVDEENKLVGVITVDDVIDILRDEATEDFLKMAGTREEEFVYVDDILKVSRLRFPWLITNLLGGLITGYLLWLFKITIRDVLALVTFIPVITAMGGNAGLQSSTIMIRGFATGRLEYARLTSILFKEVRVGIIMGLVCGAVVGVVGTLWHGNPAIGVVVCVAMIIAMTVACTMGALIPSFFRKVHIDPAIASGPFVTTANDIAGIVIYLGTATIFLKHIIY, from the coding sequence ATGCTTACCCCCAGACTTCAGGTAACACTGGAGACCATGAAAAAGTTGCTTCGGCGACAGGCCGTGGTGAATCTCAGCAAGGTGATAGAGAAGCTCCATCCAGCTGATGTCGCCCACATCTTCCCCTACTTTAGCGAAGCTGAACAGAGGGCCATCTTCAATCTGATCAAAGATCCCGCCGAGGCCGCCGAGGTCTTGAGTGAGATCGAGTGGGTGGCGGGGGCTCGCCTCCTGCAGTCCATGGATACCGATAGAGTGATCCATATCCTCCAGGAGATGCCCTCGGATGATGTCGCAGAGATCATCGGCAACTTGCCTGAGGAGCTGGCGGAGAAGATCCTCCAGGAGATGAAGAAAGAGGATTTGGAGGATGTGGAGGGTCTGCTCAGCTATCCCGATGAGACCGCCGGCCGGATCATGAACCCCAACTACTTCGCCCTCCACGAGGATATCACTGTAAGGGAAGCTATCAAGGCAGTGCAGAAGGCCGCTGATGCGGAGATGGTCTTTTATATCTATGCGGTGGATGACCGAAATCATTTGGTAGGAGTGGTTTCTCTGAGGCAACTCTTGCTGGTCCCGCCGCAAAAGCGTTTGCGGGACATCATGATCACAGAGGTCTTCAGTACCCAGACCCATGAAGACCAAGAAGAGGTGGCCAGAGTGGTGGAAAAATACAACATCTTGGCCGTTCCCGTGGTGGACGAAGAGAACAAGCTGGTGGGGGTCATAACCGTAGACGACGTCATTGACATCCTGCGGGATGAGGCCACAGAGGACTTCCTGAAGATGGCCGGGACCAGGGAGGAGGAGTTCGTCTATGTAGATGATATCCTGAAGGTCTCTCGGCTGAGGTTTCCATGGCTGATTACCAACCTCCTGGGGGGATTGATCACCGGGTATCTCCTTTGGCTCTTCAAGATAACCATCCGGGACGTCCTGGCCCTGGTGACCTTTATCCCGGTGATCACGGCCATGGGGGGAAATGCAGGGCTGCAGTCCTCGACTATTATGATCAGGGGGTTTGCCACAGGACGCCTCGAGTATGCCCGGTTGACCAGCATCCTCTTTAAGGAGGTACGGGTGGGGATCATCATGGGCCTTGTCTGCGGCGCGGTGGTGGGGGTGGTGGGGACCCTTTGGCATGGAAATCCAGCCATCGGGGTGGTGGTCTGTGTGGCCATGATCATCGCCATGACTGTGGCCTGCACCATGGGGGCATTGATACCCTCCTTTTTTCGGAAGGTCCACATAGACCCCGCTATCGCTTCTGGTCCTTTCGTGACCACGGCCAACGACATTGCGGGGATCGTGATCTACCTGGGGACCGCTACCATCTTCTTAAAACATATCATTTATTGA
- the recO gene encoding DNA repair protein RecO, with product MYLRKTDAVVIHHADFGESDIIVTFYTYDLGKIRGIAKGAKRSKRRFVNNLQPFSYIRIIFSEGRGGLIRVDQADIIQPFSQIGEDISKVLYGSYFLEMVKEMTGEKEPNPQLFQLLVAFLALLNDFTPREEYLRVFELRVLALLGYRPRLSECTICAQGISPGQEAWFSYRHGGIVCKGCQTKARGAIPISGGTLKAMDMALAMDLREVEGIQFSPQALSEGREVLPRFIQYQLGKGLRSLKVMEEIQDDLLGTRVLGV from the coding sequence ATGTATCTTCGGAAGACCGATGCCGTGGTGATCCACCACGCCGATTTTGGAGAGTCCGACATCATCGTTACCTTCTACACCTATGATCTGGGCAAGATAAGGGGGATCGCCAAGGGGGCAAAGAGGAGTAAGAGGAGGTTCGTCAATAACCTGCAGCCATTCTCCTACATCCGGATCATCTTCTCCGAAGGGAGAGGAGGGTTGATCAGAGTAGATCAAGCTGATATTATACAACCCTTTTCCCAGATTGGTGAGGATATCTCTAAGGTCCTCTATGGTAGCTATTTCCTAGAGATGGTGAAGGAGATGACGGGGGAGAAGGAGCCCAACCCCCAACTCTTTCAACTATTGGTGGCCTTTTTGGCCTTGCTCAATGATTTCACCCCCCGTGAGGAGTACCTGCGGGTCTTTGAACTACGGGTCCTCGCCCTCTTGGGTTATCGGCCCAGATTGTCGGAGTGCACCATCTGCGCACAGGGGATCTCCCCCGGACAGGAGGCATGGTTCAGCTATCGCCATGGGGGGATAGTCTGCAAGGGATGTCAGACAAAGGCCCGTGGGGCCATCCCCATCTCCGGGGGGACTCTGAAGGCTATGGATATGGCCCTGGCTATGGATCTGAGGGAGGTGGAGGGGATTCAGTTTTCCCCCCAAGCACTCTCCGAGGGCAGGGAGGTCCTGCCCCGGTTCATCCAGTATCAGTTGGGCAAGGGGTTGAGGTCATTAAAGGTGATGGAGGAGATTCAGGACGACCTTTTGGGAACAAGGGTTCTAGGGGTATAG
- the glyQ gene encoding glycine--tRNA ligase subunit alpha, which translates to MTFQELILALERFWAEQGCVIQQPYDIEVGAGTFNPATFLRVLGPEPWRVAYVEPSRRPTDGRYGENPNRLQHYYQYQVIMKPSPLEIQEIYLNSLRSFGIDPLAHDIRFVEDDWESPTLGAWGLGWEVWLDGMEITQFTYFQQAGGIDLRPVSVEITYGIERIAMYLQGVENVFDLLWTDGIRYGGIHHQGEVEFSRYNFEEADVGMLLRLFEMYEEEAKKLIEKGLTLPAYDFCLKCSHTFNLLEARGAISVTERMGFILRVRGLARGCADLYLRQREEMGYPLLRNQQ; encoded by the coding sequence GTGACATTTCAAGAGCTGATCTTGGCCTTGGAGAGATTTTGGGCCGAGCAGGGTTGTGTCATACAACAGCCTTATGATATCGAGGTGGGGGCCGGGACCTTCAATCCTGCCACCTTCTTGCGGGTCCTCGGACCCGAGCCATGGAGGGTGGCCTATGTGGAACCCTCACGACGCCCCACCGACGGCCGCTATGGTGAAAACCCCAACCGCCTGCAACATTACTATCAATATCAGGTCATTATGAAGCCCTCCCCCCTCGAAATCCAGGAGATATATCTGAATAGCCTGCGCAGCTTCGGGATTGACCCCCTGGCCCATGACATCAGGTTTGTGGAGGACGATTGGGAATCCCCTACCCTGGGGGCCTGGGGATTGGGCTGGGAGGTGTGGCTGGATGGAATGGAGATCACCCAGTTCACCTATTTTCAGCAGGCAGGGGGGATCGATCTGAGGCCGGTTTCAGTGGAGATCACGTATGGAATCGAGAGGATCGCCATGTACCTGCAGGGGGTGGAGAACGTCTTCGACCTGCTCTGGACCGATGGCATCCGCTATGGGGGCATCCACCATCAGGGTGAGGTGGAGTTCTCCCGGTATAACTTTGAGGAGGCCGACGTGGGGATGCTCTTGCGACTCTTTGAGATGTACGAAGAGGAGGCGAAGAAGCTCATTGAGAAGGGATTGACCCTGCCCGCCTATGATTTTTGTCTAAAGTGCTCTCATACCTTCAACCTCCTAGAGGCAAGGGGGGCCATCAGCGTCACCGAGAGGATGGGCTTCATCCTCCGGGTGCGGGGGCTGGCACGCGGCTGCGCCGATCTCTATCTACGCCAGAGGGAGGAGATGGGCTACCCGTTGTTGAGGAATCAGCAATGA
- a CDS encoding glycine--tRNA ligase subunit beta, translating to MKKGMLLEVGTEEIPSLFIPQALEGMGETLKKELEAQRVDWGGIKWMGTPRRLTLFAELEERQRPLERERIGPPKSAAFDPQGRPTKAALGFAQREGVRVEDLEVVETEKGEYLCARKQEEGRQTSEILSGVLPRLITSIPFPKSMRWSNLEIRFARPIHWILAIFDREVVPFALENLTSGPFTQGHRFLHPDPIEVKGLKDYLEGLRQACVIVDPEERKELIRRGIHEAAQQVGGKPLEDEDLLEEVTYLVEYPVAICGSFDDGYLNLPKEVLITAMQQHQRYFPVVDEEGRLSPYFVTVSNTKTPDMGVVREGNERVLRARLADAQFFFQEDQKIPLEERVEELKGVIFQAKLGTSYEKVMRLRELAMRLAGDLAPKDKEVVARGAYLCKADLVTEMVGEFPQLQGVMGREYALHSGEDPAVAQMIYEHYLPRFAGDELPTTTAGDLVSIADKLDTIIGCFGVGLIPTGTSDPFALRRQALGIIHIIVGKGYTVSLQRMISMGLDILMAKTERSLEEIQADVLAFFRGRFVNLLVSQGYPVDLVEAVLAIQVDDLMDAHLRVKALTTFRGRPEFEPLAVAFKRVANILKGVDHKKGVDPSLFETSQEEGLHRHYQEIEGRFSDLIKGGDYEGALVELARLRVPVDDFFDHVLVMAEDEKLRANRLALLDEIAELFSQMADFSQVGVGELG from the coding sequence ATGAAGAAAGGGATGTTGCTGGAAGTAGGGACAGAGGAGATCCCCTCCCTTTTTATACCCCAGGCCCTGGAGGGGATGGGGGAAACCCTAAAAAAGGAGCTGGAGGCCCAAAGGGTGGATTGGGGGGGGATCAAATGGATGGGCACCCCACGCCGACTCACCCTCTTCGCCGAGCTGGAGGAGAGACAGCGCCCCTTGGAGAGGGAGAGGATCGGCCCCCCAAAGAGTGCCGCCTTTGACCCCCAGGGAAGGCCCACTAAGGCCGCTCTGGGATTTGCCCAGAGGGAGGGGGTGCGAGTGGAAGACCTAGAGGTAGTGGAGACAGAGAAAGGGGAGTACCTCTGTGCGCGAAAGCAGGAAGAAGGGAGGCAGACCAGCGAGATCCTCTCCGGGGTCCTCCCCCGCCTGATCACCTCCATCCCCTTTCCGAAGTCGATGCGCTGGTCTAATCTGGAAATCCGCTTTGCCCGCCCCATCCACTGGATCTTGGCCATTTTCGACAGGGAGGTGGTCCCCTTTGCCCTGGAGAATTTGACCAGTGGCCCTTTTACACAAGGACACCGCTTTCTGCACCCTGATCCCATTGAGGTAAAGGGGCTCAAAGACTATCTGGAGGGACTCCGCCAGGCCTGTGTGATTGTGGATCCGGAGGAACGCAAAGAATTGATCCGCCGAGGTATCCATGAGGCGGCCCAGCAAGTAGGGGGCAAACCCCTGGAAGATGAGGATCTCCTGGAGGAGGTCACCTATCTGGTGGAGTATCCAGTGGCAATCTGCGGCAGCTTTGACGATGGATACCTCAACCTCCCTAAAGAGGTCTTGATCACCGCTATGCAACAGCATCAGAGGTATTTCCCAGTTGTGGATGAAGAGGGGAGACTTTCGCCCTATTTCGTCACCGTGAGCAACACCAAGACCCCTGATATGGGGGTGGTAAGGGAGGGTAATGAGCGGGTCCTGCGGGCCAGACTCGCCGATGCCCAATTCTTCTTCCAAGAGGACCAAAAGATCCCCCTGGAGGAGAGGGTGGAGGAGCTGAAGGGAGTGATCTTTCAGGCCAAGCTGGGGACCTCCTACGAGAAGGTCATGCGCCTCCGGGAGCTGGCCATGAGGTTGGCTGGGGATCTGGCCCCCAAGGATAAGGAGGTGGTGGCAAGGGGGGCCTATCTGTGCAAGGCGGACCTGGTCACTGAGATGGTGGGGGAATTTCCCCAGCTACAGGGGGTGATGGGGAGGGAGTACGCCCTGCACAGCGGTGAAGACCCCGCAGTGGCCCAGATGATCTATGAACACTACCTGCCCAGGTTTGCTGGTGATGAGCTTCCTACCACAACAGCAGGGGACCTGGTCAGCATCGCCGATAAGCTGGATACCATCATCGGCTGTTTCGGGGTGGGTTTGATCCCCACCGGTACTTCTGATCCCTTTGCCCTGAGGCGACAGGCCCTGGGTATCATCCATATCATCGTGGGCAAGGGTTATACTGTCTCGCTACAAAGGATGATCAGCATGGGCCTGGACATCTTGATGGCCAAGACAGAACGATCTCTTGAGGAGATCCAGGCCGATGTCCTGGCCTTCTTTCGGGGAAGGTTCGTCAACCTGCTGGTCTCACAGGGATATCCTGTTGACTTAGTGGAGGCCGTGCTGGCTATCCAGGTGGATGATCTGATGGATGCCCATCTCCGGGTGAAGGCCTTGACCACGTTCAGGGGCAGGCCTGAGTTTGAGCCCTTGGCAGTGGCCTTCAAGAGGGTGGCCAACATATTGAAGGGGGTGGACCACAAAAAAGGGGTCGATCCCTCCCTCTTCGAGACCTCCCAGGAGGAGGGCCTCCATCGGCACTACCAGGAGATCGAGGGGAGGTTCTCTGACTTGATCAAGGGCGGAGACTATGAGGGGGCCTTGGTGGAGTTGGCCAGGCTCCGGGTCCCGGTGGATGATTTTTTCGACCACGTCTTGGTCATGGCCGAGGATGAGAAATTGCGAGCCAATCGCTTGGCCCTTTTGGATGAGATCGC